A region of the Syntrophorhabdus sp. genome:
CAATGACATACGTGAGGGAGCCTCTTCGCGTCTTTGAACTCGATTTCGAGGAGAACCTCAAGGTCGTCCGTCTCTGCGTCAAGTACGGCAAGAGACTCCTCTTCCCATCCACCTCGGAGGTGTACGGGATGTCCCCCGACACGGAGTTCACCGAGGACGGCAGTCCCCTTGTCCTCGGTCCCATCAACAAGCAGCGATGGATCTACAGCGCGTCGAAGCAGCTTCTCGACAGGGTCATCTGGGCGTATGGTTTTCAGCACGGCCTCAGGTTCACCCTCTTCCGACCCTTCAACTGGATAGGTCCCAAGCTTGACGAATTGACCACGGACCCGGAAAAAGAGGGAAGCTCCCGGGTGGTGACGCAGTTCATCAGCAGCCTCTTTCTTGCCGAACCCATCCGGCTCGTGGATGGAGGTTCGCAGAAACGGTGCTTCACCTATATCGATGACGGCATCGCGTGCCTCATGAGGATCATAGAGAACAAAGAAGACCGCTGCAACGGCCAGATCTTCAACATCGGCAACCCGCTGAACGAGGCGACCGTGAAAGACCTTGCCATCAAGCTGAAGACGATGTTCACGGAGGATGCGAGGACAAAGCACTACACGAGACACTCCGAGATCATCGAGGTCTACTCCCGGGATTTCTATGGCGAGGGCTACCAGGATATCGACCGCAGGGTCCCCTCCATAGCGAAGGCGAGA
Encoded here:
- a CDS encoding bifunctional UDP-4-keto-pentose/UDP-xylose synthase, giving the protein MRLLVLGVNGFIGNALAEHVLNETDWEIYGLDIRNDKLGECLGHERFHYVEGDISINREWIEYHVKKCDVVMPLVAIATPMTYVREPLRVFELDFEENLKVVRLCVKYGKRLLFPSTSEVYGMSPDTEFTEDGSPLVLGPINKQRWIYSASKQLLDRVIWAYGFQHGLRFTLFRPFNWIGPKLDELTTDPEKEGSSRVVTQFISSLFLAEPIRLVDGGSQKRCFTYIDDGIACLMRIIENKEDRCNGQIFNIGNPLNEATVKDLAIKLKTMFTEDARTKHYTRHSEIIEVYSRDFYGEGYQDIDRRVPSIAKAREILGWEPVVDLDTALRKTLDYYLETSLPGETDR